A window of Streptomyces armeniacus contains these coding sequences:
- a CDS encoding 5-(carboxyamino)imidazole ribonucleotide synthase, whose protein sequence is MRPVPAGPYPGTVTFPVVGMVGGGQLARMTHEAGIPLGVRFKLLSDTAQDSAAQVVGDVVVGDHRDLETLRSFARGCDVITFDHEHVPTGHLRALEADGVPVRPGPDALVHAQDKGVMRERLDALGVPCPRHRIVRDPADVAAFAAEGAVGGGSAGSAGFPVVLKTVRGGYDGKGVWLVRDEAEAAVPFRAGVPVLAEEKVEFVRELAANVVRSPHGQAVAYPVVESIQVDGVCDTVIAPAPGLPAERAVRAQELALRIAEELDVVGHLAVELFETGDGRVLVNELAMRPHNSGHWTQDGAVTSQFANHVRAVLDLPLGDPRPRARWTVMANVLGGDYPDMYTAYLHCMARDPQLKIHMYGKDVKPGRKVGHVNTYGDDLADVRERAAHAAGYLRGTIQE, encoded by the coding sequence GTGCGGCCCGTACCCGCGGGCCCGTACCCTGGGACCGTGACATTCCCGGTAGTCGGCATGGTCGGCGGAGGCCAGCTCGCCCGTATGACGCACGAGGCGGGCATCCCCCTCGGCGTCCGTTTCAAGCTTCTCTCGGACACCGCACAGGACTCGGCGGCGCAGGTCGTCGGCGATGTCGTGGTCGGTGATCACCGCGATCTGGAAACGCTGCGTAGCTTCGCGCGCGGTTGCGACGTGATCACGTTCGATCACGAGCACGTCCCGACCGGTCATCTGCGCGCGCTCGAAGCGGACGGTGTGCCCGTACGGCCGGGCCCGGACGCGCTCGTGCACGCGCAGGACAAGGGCGTGATGAGGGAGCGGCTGGACGCGCTCGGGGTGCCGTGCCCGCGGCACCGGATCGTGCGGGATCCGGCCGACGTGGCGGCGTTCGCGGCCGAGGGCGCCGTTGGCGGCGGGTCCGCCGGGTCCGCCGGGTTCCCCGTCGTGCTCAAGACGGTGCGCGGCGGGTACGACGGCAAGGGCGTGTGGCTCGTACGGGACGAGGCGGAGGCGGCGGTTCCGTTCCGCGCCGGAGTGCCCGTACTCGCCGAGGAGAAGGTGGAGTTCGTACGGGAACTGGCCGCGAATGTCGTCCGTTCACCTCACGGGCAGGCCGTCGCCTATCCCGTGGTGGAGTCGATCCAGGTGGACGGGGTCTGCGACACCGTCATCGCGCCCGCTCCTGGCCTCCCCGCCGAACGGGCCGTGCGGGCGCAGGAGCTGGCACTGAGGATCGCCGAGGAGCTGGATGTCGTCGGCCACCTCGCAGTCGAGCTGTTCGAGACGGGCGACGGCCGTGTCCTGGTCAACGAGCTGGCGATGCGTCCGCACAACTCCGGGCACTGGACCCAGGACGGCGCGGTCACCTCGCAGTTCGCCAACCACGTGCGCGCCGTGCTCGACCTCCCGCTCGGCGACCCGCGCCCGCGCGCCCGCTGGACGGTGATGGCGAACGTGCTCGGTGGCGACTATCCCGACATGTACACCGCCTATCTGCACTGCATGGCCCGCGACCCGCAGCTCAAGATCCACATGTACGGCAAGGACGTGAAGCCCGGCCGCAAGGTCGGCCACGTCAACACCTACGGCGACGACCTGGCCGACGTGCGCGAGCGCGCGGCCCATGCCGCCGGCTATCTGCGAGGGACGATCCAAGAGTGA
- the purE gene encoding 5-(carboxyamino)imidazole ribonucleotide mutase, producing the protein MGSDSDWPVMEAAGKALDEFEVAYEADVVSAHRMPHEMLRYGTEAADRGLQVLIAGAGGAAHLPGMLAAVTPLPVIGVPVPLKHLDGMDSLLSIVQMPAGVPVATVSVGGARNAGLLAVRVLAAHDAGLRERMRQFQAELNEEAAEKGRRVRAKAAAADAGFGFGGAK; encoded by the coding sequence ATGGGCTCCGACTCGGACTGGCCCGTGATGGAGGCCGCCGGGAAGGCGCTGGACGAGTTCGAGGTGGCGTACGAGGCGGACGTCGTCTCCGCGCACCGCATGCCGCACGAGATGCTCCGCTACGGCACCGAGGCGGCGGACCGCGGCCTCCAGGTCCTCATCGCGGGCGCGGGCGGCGCCGCCCATCTGCCCGGGATGCTCGCCGCGGTCACGCCGCTGCCCGTCATCGGGGTGCCGGTACCGCTGAAGCACCTCGACGGCATGGACTCGCTGCTGTCCATCGTGCAGATGCCCGCGGGCGTGCCGGTCGCCACCGTGTCGGTCGGCGGCGCGCGGAACGCCGGGCTGCTGGCCGTCCGCGTCCTCGCCGCGCACGACGCCGGACTGCGGGAGCGGATGCGGCAGTTCCAGGCCGAGCTGAACGAGGAGGCCGCCGAGAAGGGGCGCCGCGTACGGGCCAAGGCCGCGGCCGCCGACGCGGGTTTCGGCTTCGGGGGTGCGAAGTGA
- a CDS encoding HAMP domain-containing histidine kinase — MRRRLIQSTLAVVLVVIAVFGVSLVLVESRTIEDSARESVRSEAVRLVSVVESRLVAGERVTEESLRTTVDDDRYVRIEVPGRPAITFGKRPGDGAIEVRQTGGHGETVTVRQSETAVRDEVGRTLLIILAVALLAIVAAAILAVRQAHRVAAPLTDLAETAERLGSGDPRPRHRRYGVPELDRVADVLDASAERIARILTAERRLAADASHQLRTPLTALSMRLEEIIATADTQDPEEQATVKEEATIALAQVERLTDVVQRLLTNSRDPRSGSAVAFDLDDVVKQQTEEWKPAYRGEGRAIVRSGKTGLRAVGTPGAVAQVLATLIENSLMHGGGTVAIRTRVTGNQAVVEVTDEGPGVDPQLGSRVFERTVSGRNSTGLGLAVARDLAEADGGRLELLQQYPPVFALFLSREAGDPGTAAGA, encoded by the coding sequence ATGCGCCGCCGACTGATCCAGTCCACGCTCGCCGTGGTCCTCGTGGTGATCGCCGTGTTCGGCGTCTCGCTGGTGCTCGTCGAGTCCCGCACGATCGAGGACAGCGCGCGCGAGAGCGTGCGGTCCGAGGCCGTACGGCTCGTCTCCGTGGTGGAGAGCCGCCTGGTCGCGGGGGAGCGGGTCACCGAGGAGAGCCTGCGCACCACCGTGGACGACGACCGGTACGTCCGCATCGAGGTCCCCGGGCGGCCCGCCATCACCTTCGGCAAGCGCCCCGGCGACGGCGCGATCGAGGTGCGGCAGACCGGCGGGCACGGCGAGACCGTCACCGTGCGGCAGTCCGAGACCGCCGTACGCGACGAGGTCGGGCGCACGCTGCTGATCATCCTCGCGGTGGCGCTGCTCGCGATCGTCGCCGCCGCCATCCTCGCCGTACGGCAGGCGCACCGCGTCGCCGCGCCGCTCACCGACCTCGCCGAGACCGCCGAACGGCTCGGCTCCGGCGACCCGCGCCCCCGGCACCGGCGCTACGGCGTCCCCGAACTCGACCGCGTCGCCGACGTGCTCGACGCCAGCGCCGAGCGGATCGCCCGCATCCTCACCGCCGAGCGGCGGCTGGCCGCGGACGCCTCGCACCAGCTGCGTACGCCGCTCACCGCGCTGTCGATGCGGCTCGAGGAGATCATCGCCACCGCCGACACCCAGGACCCGGAGGAGCAGGCCACCGTCAAGGAGGAGGCCACGATCGCGCTGGCGCAGGTCGAGCGGCTGACGGACGTGGTGCAGCGGCTGCTGACCAACTCGCGTGACCCGCGCTCCGGATCGGCCGTCGCCTTCGACCTGGACGACGTCGTGAAGCAGCAGACGGAGGAGTGGAAGCCCGCGTACCGCGGCGAGGGGCGGGCCATCGTACGGTCCGGCAAGACCGGGCTGCGCGCCGTCGGCACGCCGGGGGCGGTCGCCCAGGTGCTGGCGACGCTGATCGAGAACTCCCTGATGCACGGCGGCGGCACCGTCGCCATCCGCACCCGCGTCACCGGCAACCAGGCGGTCGTCGAGGTGACCGACGAGGGGCCCGGCGTCGATCCCCAGCTGGGCTCGCGGGTCTTCGAACGGACGGTCAGCGGACGCAACTCCACCGGCCTGGGCCTGGCCGTCGCCCGCGACCTCGCGGAGGCGGACGGCGGCCGCCTGGAGCTACTTCAGCAGTACCCGCCGGTCTTCGCGCTCTTCCTGAGCCGGGAGGCCGGCGACCCCGGCACGGCCGCCGGAGCGTGA
- a CDS encoding STAS domain-containing protein — protein MDRGMPGSASRGRLTVEVRHQGASVVVTPEGELDHHTADLLREPLEQGVEDGYNRLVVDCSRLEFCDSTGLNVLLGARLKAEAEGGGVHLAGMLPVVARVFEITGAEAVFTVHPDLDSALANVAEA, from the coding sequence ATGGACCGCGGGATGCCCGGCAGCGCCAGCCGGGGTCGGCTGACGGTCGAGGTACGACACCAGGGCGCCAGCGTCGTGGTGACACCCGAGGGTGAGCTCGATCACCATACCGCCGATCTGCTGCGGGAACCGCTGGAACAGGGCGTCGAGGACGGATACAACCGCCTCGTCGTCGACTGCTCGCGGCTCGAGTTCTGCGATTCCACGGGTCTGAACGTGCTGCTCGGGGCCCGCCTCAAGGCGGAGGCCGAGGGCGGCGGCGTACATCTGGCCGGAATGCTGCCGGTGGTCGCACGCGTATTCGAGATTACGGGTGCGGAGGCGGTCTTCACGGTCCACCCTGATCTGGACAGCGCGCTCGCGAATGTAGCCGAGGCGTAA
- a CDS encoding GtrA family protein, which translates to MSEWRGVRSRLERLVRELAKFGTVGAFGFLVNVAVFNLCIHTLGLATVRSGVIATAVAIGTNYVGNRYWTYRHSDKSRVHREVSLFLLFSGIGMVIENGVLALSHYGLDYTSPLADNIAKNVIGLGIGTVFRFWSYRTWVFRDSDAAREREEAALAEARERRAAGAGSRSGGRAGVAGLPAQEEREDRRVLLK; encoded by the coding sequence ATGAGTGAATGGCGCGGCGTACGCTCACGCCTTGAACGACTCGTCCGCGAGCTCGCCAAGTTCGGCACCGTGGGGGCCTTCGGCTTCCTGGTCAACGTGGCGGTCTTCAACCTGTGCATCCACACCCTCGGGCTCGCCACCGTACGCTCCGGCGTGATCGCCACGGCGGTCGCGATCGGCACCAACTACGTGGGAAACCGCTACTGGACGTACCGGCACAGTGACAAGAGCCGCGTCCACCGCGAGGTTTCGCTCTTCCTCCTCTTCAGCGGCATAGGCATGGTCATCGAGAACGGCGTGCTCGCCCTCTCGCACTACGGCCTCGACTACACCTCGCCGCTCGCCGACAACATCGCCAAGAACGTCATCGGGCTCGGCATCGGCACCGTCTTCCGCTTCTGGTCGTACCGCACCTGGGTGTTCCGGGACAGCGACGCGGCACGCGAGCGCGAGGAGGCGGCGCTGGCCGAGGCTCGCGAACGGCGTGCGGCGGGCGCCGGTTCACGCTCCGGCGGCCGTGCCGGGGTCGCCGGCCTCCCGGCTCAGGAAGAGCGCGAAGACCGGCGGGTACTGCTGAAGTAG
- a CDS encoding ATP-binding protein has product MGDTESAASAPGQPPSGTSGRPLRQVRRLRLVGAAGAVARARDFTRQALQDWGWLPAATADQQAAAEDVLLVVSELVTNACLHASGPEELRIGSSPKLLRLEVVDLGSGSPAPRTPHRAGRPGGHGMFIVQRLCLDWGVVRSPEGTGKTVWAELAAPS; this is encoded by the coding sequence GTGGGAGACACCGAGTCCGCCGCCTCCGCCCCCGGTCAGCCACCCTCCGGAACGTCGGGCCGGCCGCTGCGCCAGGTGCGCAGGCTGCGCCTGGTCGGCGCCGCAGGCGCCGTCGCGCGCGCCCGCGACTTCACGCGGCAGGCGCTGCAGGACTGGGGCTGGCTGCCGGCGGCCACCGCCGACCAGCAGGCGGCGGCCGAGGACGTGCTGCTGGTCGTCTCCGAACTCGTGACCAACGCCTGCCTGCACGCCAGCGGCCCCGAGGAACTGCGCATAGGGAGCAGCCCCAAGCTGCTCCGCCTCGAGGTCGTCGACCTGGGCAGCGGCTCGCCCGCGCCGCGCACCCCGCACCGGGCCGGGCGTCCGGGCGGGCACGGGATGTTCATAGTGCAGCGGCTGTGCCTGGACTGGGGCGTCGTACGCAGCCCCGAGGGCACCGGCAAAACGGTCTGGGCGGAGCTCGCGGCACCGAGCTGA
- a CDS encoding RNA polymerase sigma factor SigF, protein MEDTMSPRLDHGISDSADPAVPALTTEPDASPDTTATTSEAVVEELLDQLDLPELPPYDEVGPVDARALSKTLFERLENLEEGTHEYAYVRNTLVELNLALVKFAASRFRSRSEPMEDIVQVGTIGLIKAIDRFETGRGVEFPTFAMPTIVGEIKRFFRDTSWSVRVPRRLQELRLDLAKAGDELAQRLDRAPTVEELAERLGLSTDEVVEGMAASNAYTASSLDAQPEEDDTEGALADRIGYEDHGLEGIEYVESLKPLIAELPPRDRRILSLRFVANMTQSEIGEELGISQMHVSRLLSRTLGKLRKGLMVEE, encoded by the coding sequence ATGGAGGACACCATGTCACCCCGGCTCGACCACGGGATATCGGACTCTGCCGACCCGGCCGTTCCGGCCCTCACCACGGAACCGGACGCGAGCCCGGACACGACAGCGACCACGTCGGAGGCTGTCGTCGAGGAACTCCTCGACCAGCTCGACCTCCCCGAGCTCCCCCCGTACGACGAGGTGGGACCGGTGGACGCGCGGGCACTGTCCAAGACCCTCTTCGAGCGGCTCGAGAACCTGGAAGAGGGCACGCACGAGTACGCGTACGTGCGGAACACGCTGGTCGAACTCAACCTCGCACTGGTCAAGTTCGCCGCCTCGCGCTTCCGCTCCCGCAGCGAGCCGATGGAGGACATCGTCCAGGTCGGCACCATCGGGCTGATCAAGGCCATCGACCGGTTCGAGACGGGCCGCGGGGTCGAGTTCCCGACGTTCGCGATGCCGACCATCGTCGGCGAGATCAAGCGCTTCTTCCGGGACACGTCCTGGTCGGTACGGGTGCCCCGGCGCCTGCAGGAGCTCCGCCTCGACCTGGCCAAGGCGGGCGACGAGCTGGCCCAGCGGCTGGACCGCGCACCGACCGTCGAGGAACTGGCCGAGCGGCTCGGCCTGTCCACCGACGAGGTCGTCGAGGGCATGGCCGCCAGCAACGCGTACACGGCGAGCTCGCTCGACGCCCAGCCCGAGGAGGACGACACCGAGGGCGCGCTGGCGGACCGTATCGGCTACGAGGACCACGGCCTGGAGGGCATCGAGTACGTCGAGTCCCTCAAGCCGCTGATCGCCGAACTCCCGCCGCGCGACCGCCGGATACTGTCCCTCCGCTTCGTCGCCAACATGACGCAGTCGGAGATCGGCGAGGAGCTCGGCATCTCGCAGATGCACGTCTCCCGGCTGCTGTCGCGGACCCTCGGCAAGCTCCGCAAGGGTCTGATGGTCGAGGAGTGA
- the hutI gene encoding imidazolonepropionase, translating to MTSTIIHGIRSLVTNEAALGQPHDPLGAVEDAALVVEGDRVVWAGREADAPAADAAHDVEGRAVVPGFVDSHSHLVYAGDRTQEFNARMSGRPYSAGGIRTTVAATRDASDEALSATLARHIREALRQGTTTLETKSGYGLTVPQEARAVRIAAALTDEVTYLGAHIVAPEYADDPDAYVAEVTGPMLDACAPYARWVDVFCEKGAFDGDQARAVLTAGRARGLEPRVHANQLSYGPGVQLAVELGAASADHCTHLTGEDVDALGQGDTVATLLPGCEFSTRAEYPDARRLLDAGATVALSTDCNPGSSFTSSVPFCVAIAVREMGMTPDEAVWAATAGGARALRRTDVGRLGPGAYADFAVLDAPSHVHLAYRPGVPLVTDVWRRGVRTV from the coding sequence ATGACCTCGACCATCATTCACGGGATTCGCAGCCTCGTCACCAACGAGGCCGCCCTCGGGCAGCCGCACGACCCCCTCGGGGCCGTCGAGGACGCCGCCCTCGTCGTCGAGGGCGACCGCGTCGTCTGGGCGGGCCGCGAGGCCGACGCGCCCGCCGCCGACGCGGCGCACGACGTCGAGGGCCGCGCCGTCGTCCCCGGCTTCGTGGATTCGCACTCGCACCTGGTCTACGCGGGCGACCGCACGCAGGAGTTCAACGCCCGCATGTCCGGGCGCCCGTACAGCGCGGGCGGCATCCGTACGACGGTCGCCGCCACCCGCGACGCGTCCGACGAGGCGCTGAGCGCCACGCTCGCCCGGCACATCCGGGAGGCGCTGCGGCAGGGCACGACCACGCTGGAGACGAAGTCGGGGTACGGGCTGACGGTGCCGCAGGAGGCCCGTGCCGTACGGATCGCGGCCGCGCTCACCGACGAGGTGACGTACCTCGGCGCGCACATCGTCGCGCCGGAGTACGCCGACGACCCGGACGCGTACGTCGCGGAGGTCACGGGCCCGATGCTGGACGCGTGCGCGCCGTACGCGCGCTGGGTCGACGTGTTCTGCGAGAAGGGCGCGTTCGACGGCGACCAGGCGCGTGCCGTGCTGACCGCGGGCCGGGCCCGCGGGCTGGAGCCGCGCGTGCACGCGAACCAGCTCTCGTACGGCCCCGGGGTGCAGCTCGCGGTGGAGCTGGGCGCCGCCTCGGCCGACCACTGCACGCATCTCACCGGCGAGGACGTCGACGCGCTGGGGCAGGGCGACACGGTGGCGACGCTGCTGCCGGGCTGCGAGTTCTCGACGCGGGCCGAGTATCCGGACGCCCGGCGGCTGCTCGACGCGGGCGCGACGGTGGCGCTGTCGACGGACTGCAATCCGGGGTCGTCGTTCACTTCGTCGGTGCCGTTCTGCGTGGCGATCGCCGTGCGCGAGATGGGCATGACGCCGGACGAGGCGGTGTGGGCGGCGACGGCGGGCGGTGCGCGGGCGCTGCGGCGTACGGACGTGGGGCGGCTCGGCCCGGGTGCGTACGCGGACTTCGCCGTCCTGGACGCCCCGTCGCACGTGCATCTCGCCTACCGGCCCGGCGTTCCGCTGGTGACCGACGTGTGGCGGCGCGGCGTGCGCACGGTCTGA
- a CDS encoding response regulator transcription factor, giving the protein MTRVLLAEDDASISEPLARALRREGYEVEVREDGPTALDAGLREGVDLVVLDLGLPGMDGLEVCRRLRNDGHSFPVLVLTARADEVDTVVGLDAGADDYVTKPFRLAELLARVRALLRRGATAEHVPPPATHGVRIDAESHRAWMGDEELHLTAKEFDLLRVLVRDAGRVVTRDQLMREVWDTTWWSSTKTLDMHISWLRKKLGDDAANPRYIATVRGVGFRFEKS; this is encoded by the coding sequence ATGACCCGTGTACTGCTCGCCGAGGATGACGCGTCGATCTCGGAGCCGCTGGCCCGCGCGCTGCGGCGCGAGGGATACGAGGTCGAGGTCCGCGAGGACGGTCCCACCGCGCTCGACGCCGGGCTGCGCGAGGGCGTCGACCTGGTCGTGCTGGACCTCGGCCTGCCCGGGATGGACGGGCTGGAGGTCTGCCGCAGGCTCCGCAACGACGGGCACTCCTTCCCCGTACTGGTGCTCACCGCCCGCGCCGACGAGGTCGACACGGTCGTCGGCCTGGACGCCGGCGCCGACGACTACGTCACGAAGCCGTTCCGGCTCGCCGAACTCCTCGCGCGCGTACGCGCCCTGCTGCGCCGCGGCGCCACCGCCGAGCACGTCCCGCCGCCCGCCACCCACGGCGTACGGATCGACGCCGAGTCGCACCGCGCGTGGATGGGCGACGAGGAGCTGCACCTGACGGCCAAGGAGTTCGACCTGCTGCGGGTGCTCGTCCGCGACGCGGGCCGCGTCGTCACCCGCGACCAGCTGATGCGCGAGGTCTGGGACACCACCTGGTGGTCCTCCACCAAGACCCTGGACATGCACATCTCCTGGCTGCGCAAGAAGCTCGGGGACGACGCCGCCAACCCGCGCTACATCGCCACCGTCCGCGGTGTCGGGTTCCGCTTCGAAAAGAGCTGA
- a CDS encoding alpha/beta hydrolase fold domain-containing protein: MRRLLRMIAVCAALAFCTSPGLLPALGQHAQSLRAERTYAYGTHARQRMAVHWHPERSADQPRRPGVVVLHGGYWRMDRAPGWREWCRSLSDSGLVVFDVEYRRNLDARWPAQRDDVLGALAWIRAHGDRFGVDPDRLVLLGSSAGGHLATSVGAYGAGARRVAGVAALSPVADPLRAWRAGAPGPAADGRTDGGAGTDGGTGTDGGTAAAHAAHIRAGRQYGVRENATLLAGCSPALLPGAGARAAACAGVWRDMAAASHASGADDAPLFLVHSAHDFVPAAHSRGLAHAERARGMPRASVAVLTVPGGAHGGGLLREPGVTPALRDWIETRTGSAD; this comes from the coding sequence GTGCGCCGACTCTTGCGGATGATCGCGGTGTGCGCGGCGCTGGCGTTCTGTACGAGCCCCGGGCTGCTGCCCGCGCTCGGGCAGCACGCGCAGAGCCTCCGCGCGGAGCGCACGTACGCCTACGGCACGCACGCCCGGCAGCGCATGGCCGTCCACTGGCACCCGGAGCGCTCCGCCGACCAGCCGCGCCGCCCCGGCGTCGTCGTCCTGCACGGCGGCTACTGGCGCATGGACCGGGCACCGGGCTGGCGCGAGTGGTGCCGGTCCCTGTCCGACAGCGGCCTCGTCGTCTTCGACGTCGAGTACCGCCGCAACCTCGACGCCCGCTGGCCCGCCCAGCGCGACGACGTACTCGGCGCGCTCGCGTGGATACGCGCGCACGGCGACCGTTTCGGCGTCGACCCGGACCGGCTGGTGCTGCTCGGCTCGTCGGCGGGCGGCCACCTCGCGACCAGCGTCGGCGCGTACGGCGCGGGCGCGCGCCGGGTCGCCGGAGTGGCCGCGCTGTCGCCCGTCGCGGACCCGCTCCGCGCCTGGCGGGCGGGCGCCCCCGGCCCGGCGGCAGACGGCCGTACGGACGGCGGTGCGGGTACGGACGGCGGCACGGGCACGGACGGCGGCACGGCCGCCGCCCACGCGGCGCACATACGGGCGGGACGGCAGTACGGCGTACGGGAGAACGCGACGCTCCTCGCGGGCTGCTCCCCCGCGCTGCTGCCGGGCGCCGGGGCGCGCGCAGCCGCGTGCGCGGGTGTGTGGCGCGACATGGCGGCGGCCTCGCACGCGTCGGGCGCCGACGACGCGCCGCTGTTCCTCGTCCACTCGGCGCACGACTTCGTACCGGCCGCGCACTCGCGCGGGCTGGCGCACGCCGAGCGGGCGCGGGGGATGCCGCGCGCCTCGGTCGCGGTGCTGACGGTGCCGGGCGGCGCGCACGGCGGCGGCCTGCTCCGCGAACCGGGGGTGACGCCCGCGCTGCGGGACTGGATAGAGACCAGGACGGGCAGCGCGGACTGA
- a CDS encoding peptide MFS transporter: MASSLAKAAVGDPAGRTFFGHPRGLATLFMTEMWERFSFYGMRALLVLYLTAQVADGGMAMKAATATALYSVYNATVYLLALPGGWFGDRVWGHRKTVAIGGAVIMCGHFLLAVPFDAAFFAGLVLIAAGSGLLKANISTMVGQLYDGPQDARRDGGFTIFYMGINIGAFLAPLTIGTVGQQVDWHLGFAMAGAGMGLGLLQFLMGTKHLSAESDRVPAPLSAAERSTAVRRIAAGAAGAAVFYAALALAGTFTIDWVLWPLSIAGIVLPGLYFARIRRDKDVTPDEHKKMRGYVWFFIAAAIFWMIFDQSGSTMTVFAADSTSSELFGMEFPESWFQSLNPLYVMAFAPVIAAIWVKLASRNPSTTVKFAMGLIGVGVSFGVMMLAMAAASGGERVTPLWLASVYLIQTLAELCLSPVGLSVSTKLAPTKYAGQVMGLWYLAVTAGDCVAALTQLVVGDEAVGSTTYFGSQGALALLAGLAFLVYRRKVIRLMGDVH; encoded by the coding sequence ATGGCGTCCAGTCTGGCGAAGGCAGCCGTCGGAGACCCCGCCGGCCGTACCTTCTTCGGCCACCCCCGCGGCCTCGCCACTCTCTTCATGACGGAGATGTGGGAACGCTTCAGCTTCTACGGCATGCGCGCGCTGCTCGTGCTCTATCTGACGGCCCAGGTCGCCGACGGCGGGATGGCGATGAAGGCCGCCACCGCCACCGCGCTGTACTCCGTCTACAACGCCACCGTCTATCTGCTGGCGCTGCCCGGCGGCTGGTTCGGCGACCGCGTGTGGGGCCACCGCAAGACGGTCGCCATCGGCGGCGCGGTGATCATGTGCGGGCACTTCCTGCTGGCCGTGCCGTTCGACGCGGCGTTCTTCGCCGGGCTGGTGCTCATCGCGGCGGGCTCTGGCCTGCTGAAGGCCAACATCTCCACGATGGTCGGCCAGCTCTACGACGGGCCGCAGGACGCACGCCGGGACGGCGGCTTCACGATCTTCTACATGGGCATCAACATCGGTGCCTTCCTCGCTCCGCTCACCATCGGCACCGTCGGCCAGCAGGTCGACTGGCACCTCGGCTTCGCCATGGCCGGCGCCGGCATGGGGCTGGGCCTGCTGCAGTTCCTGATGGGCACGAAGCACCTCAGCGCCGAGAGCGACCGCGTCCCCGCGCCGCTGTCCGCCGCCGAACGCTCCACCGCCGTCCGCAGGATCGCCGCCGGCGCGGCGGGCGCCGCCGTGTTCTACGCCGCGCTGGCCCTCGCCGGCACCTTCACGATCGACTGGGTGCTGTGGCCGCTGTCCATCGCGGGCATCGTGCTGCCGGGCCTCTACTTCGCGCGCATCCGCCGCGACAAGGACGTCACCCCGGACGAGCACAAGAAGATGCGCGGGTACGTGTGGTTCTTCATCGCCGCCGCCATCTTCTGGATGATCTTCGACCAGTCGGGTTCGACGATGACCGTCTTCGCCGCCGACAGCACCTCGTCGGAGCTGTTCGGCATGGAGTTCCCGGAGAGCTGGTTCCAGTCGCTGAACCCGCTGTACGTGATGGCCTTCGCGCCGGTGATCGCCGCGATCTGGGTGAAGCTGGCCAGCCGCAACCCGTCCACCACCGTCAAGTTCGCGATGGGCCTGATCGGCGTCGGCGTCTCGTTCGGCGTGATGATGCTCGCGATGGCCGCCGCCTCGGGCGGTGAGCGGGTCACGCCGCTCTGGCTGGCCTCGGTCTATCTGATCCAGACCCTCGCCGAGCTGTGCCTGTCCCCGGTCGGCCTGTCCGTCTCCACCAAGCTGGCGCCCACGAAGTACGCGGGCCAGGTCATGGGCCTGTGGTACCTCGCGGTCACGGCGGGCGACTGCGTGGCCGCCCTGACCCAGCTGGTGGTCGGCGACGAGGCCGTCGGCTCCACGACGTACTTCGGCAGCCAGGGCGCGCTGGCCCTGCTCGCGGGCCTGGCGTTCCTCGTCTACCGGCGGAAGGTCATCCGGCTCATGGGCGACGTGCACTGA